A region of Lichenibacterium dinghuense DNA encodes the following proteins:
- a CDS encoding MFS transporter, which yields MPAAVSSIAALLSSVLVLIAGNGLVNTLVPLRAKMEGFPDLAIGLLGSGYFAGMLAGTLAAPGLIARAGYIRAFAAFVAGAVVVALVYPLAVVPAVWVGLRYAIGFLFSGFYAVIEAWLSDKSNAGNRGRIYAVYQVVSYGATAAGQEVLAFVDPRSAALFSLVAGLFALAMLPMAFTRAEPPPKPRTVSLRLPWLWNTAPVGAVAAFAIGCANGSFWAMVPVYGLSLGLDAGRVAGFITCVIIGTALALYPAGRLSDRIDRRLVLIGFAGVGALAEAALALGSALPYGLVCALGFAVGSTTMVLYTLAVSHANDRAGPLHAVTVSSGLLFLYCAGAILAPVLAAALMGRFGATALFWQNGATHAALAAYAMWRVGVRGRGPALRREPTLGEIEPGRG from the coding sequence ATGCCCGCCGCCGTCTCGTCCATCGCCGCGCTCCTGTCCTCCGTGCTCGTGCTCATCGCCGGCAACGGGCTCGTCAACACGCTGGTGCCGCTGCGCGCCAAGATGGAGGGCTTCCCGGACCTCGCCATCGGCCTGCTCGGCTCTGGCTATTTCGCCGGCATGCTGGCCGGCACGCTGGCGGCGCCGGGCCTCATCGCGCGGGCGGGCTACATCCGCGCCTTCGCGGCCTTCGTGGCGGGCGCCGTGGTGGTGGCGCTCGTCTACCCGCTCGCGGTCGTGCCCGCCGTGTGGGTGGGGCTGCGCTACGCGATCGGCTTCCTGTTCTCCGGCTTCTACGCCGTGATCGAGGCCTGGCTCAGCGACAAGTCCAACGCCGGCAACCGCGGGCGCATCTACGCCGTCTACCAGGTGGTCAGCTACGGCGCGACCGCGGCCGGGCAGGAGGTGCTGGCCTTCGTCGACCCGCGCTCGGCGGCGCTGTTCTCGCTCGTGGCCGGGCTCTTCGCCCTCGCCATGCTGCCCATGGCCTTCACCCGGGCGGAGCCGCCGCCGAAGCCGCGCACCGTCAGCCTGCGCCTGCCCTGGCTGTGGAACACGGCGCCGGTCGGGGCGGTGGCGGCCTTCGCGATCGGCTGCGCCAACGGCTCGTTCTGGGCCATGGTGCCGGTCTACGGGCTGAGCCTCGGCCTCGACGCCGGCCGCGTGGCGGGCTTCATCACCTGCGTGATCATCGGCACCGCGCTGGCGCTCTACCCCGCCGGCCGCCTGTCGGACCGGATCGACCGGCGCCTCGTGCTGATCGGCTTCGCGGGCGTCGGCGCGCTGGCCGAGGCGGCGCTGGCGCTCGGCTCCGCCCTGCCCTACGGCCTCGTCTGCGCGCTCGGCTTCGCGGTGGGCTCCACCACCATGGTGCTCTACACGCTGGCGGTCAGCCACGCCAACGACCGCGCGGGGCCGCTCCACGCCGTCACGGTGTCGTCGGGGCTGCTGTTCCTGTACTGCGCCGGCGCGATCCTCGCGCCCGTGCTGGCCGCGGCCCTGATGGGGCGGTTCGGCGCCACCGCGCTGTTCTGGCAGAACGGCGCCACCCACGCGGCCCTGGCCGCCTACGCGATGTGGCGCGTCGGCGTCCGTGGGCGCGGCCCCGCGCTGCGGCGCGAGCCGACGCTCGGGGAGATCGAACCTGGCCGCGGTTGA
- a CDS encoding amino acid--[acyl-carrier-protein] ligase, with amino-acid sequence MNAPLRLDETFNEVDDRLVGLMEALFHPTGVAGVYGRRGAYEDVVERLAAFISGHREEDTEVMRFPPVMSRRTLERSGYLKSFPNLLGCMCALGGTERDIRSAVSRFETGGDWTEGLEAGDLVLTPAACYPVYPIAARRGALPAGGLRFDVASDCFRREPSPHADRFQSFRMREYVCIGSPADVAAFRERWIVKARGMAERLGLPYQVEVANDPFFGKVGLMMAEMQRHDALKFELVVPVRTPEKPTACMSFNNHKDHFGEVWGLRDATGGVAHTGCVAFGMDRLAVAMFAIHGTDTAGWPTAVRDALRF; translated from the coding sequence ATGAACGCGCCGCTCCGCCTGGACGAGACCTTCAACGAGGTCGACGACCGCCTCGTCGGCCTGATGGAGGCCCTGTTCCACCCCACCGGGGTGGCGGGCGTCTACGGCCGCCGCGGCGCCTACGAGGACGTGGTCGAGCGCCTCGCCGCCTTCATCTCCGGCCACCGCGAGGAGGACACGGAGGTGATGCGCTTCCCGCCCGTGATGAGCCGGCGCACGCTGGAGCGCTCGGGCTACCTCAAGAGCTTCCCGAACCTGCTCGGCTGCATGTGCGCGCTCGGCGGCACCGAGCGCGACATCCGCTCCGCCGTGTCGCGCTTCGAGACGGGCGGCGACTGGACCGAGGGGCTCGAGGCCGGCGACCTCGTGCTGACGCCGGCTGCCTGCTACCCGGTCTACCCGATCGCGGCGCGCCGCGGCGCGCTGCCCGCCGGCGGCCTGCGCTTCGACGTGGCGAGCGACTGCTTCCGCCGCGAGCCCTCGCCCCACGCCGACCGCTTCCAGTCCTTCCGCATGCGCGAATACGTGTGCATCGGCTCGCCGGCCGACGTCGCGGCCTTCCGCGAGCGCTGGATCGTCAAGGCGCGCGGCATGGCGGAGCGGCTCGGGCTGCCCTACCAGGTCGAGGTCGCCAACGACCCGTTCTTCGGCAAGGTCGGGCTGATGATGGCCGAGATGCAGCGCCACGACGCGCTGAAGTTCGAGCTCGTGGTGCCGGTCCGCACCCCCGAGAAGCCGACCGCCTGCATGAGCTTCAACAACCACAAGGACCATTTCGGCGAGGTGTGGGGCCTGCGCGACGCGACGGGCGGCGTCGCCCACACGGGCTGCGTGGCCTTCGGCATGGACCGGCTGGCGGTGGCGATGTTCGCGATCCACGGGACCGACACGGCGGGATGGCCGACGGCGGTGCGCGACGCGCTGCGGTTTTGA
- a CDS encoding ANL family adenylate-forming protein, protein MPQAAKPLRRWLLEAEPRPGRAIHAPGRSLPLDDLRASTSIGPLRGALGGRSVLVATGTQIAAGLALIELDGLARRVVLAPPDLKPSDLPGVVAGAAIDAVVCDGDHPSLPGGLLVAVPGPLSPLPPDGGEARDTEWVMLTSGTTGTPKMVVHSRAGLVGAIDPAVSAPVWGTFYDIRRYGGLQIFLRAVLGGGSLVLSEAGEPVADHLGRLARHGVTHLSGTPSHWRRALMAPEAASIAPRAVRLSGEIADQAVLDALARAYPNAALGHAYASTEAGVGFEVTDGLEGFPASFLDPGRAVAMKVEDGSLRIRSARTASRYIGGAALADPEGYVDTDDLVERRGERMHFVGRRSGVINVGGLKVHPEEVEAVINRHAGVRMSLVKARANPITGAIVVADVVAEAPFAEGAKAGQAALKAEILDLCRATLPAYKVPVLLRFADGLAVTPAGKLQRHHA, encoded by the coding sequence ATGCCGCAAGCCGCCAAGCCGCTCCGACGCTGGCTGCTTGAGGCGGAGCCCCGGCCGGGGCGCGCGATCCACGCGCCCGGCCGGAGCCTCCCCCTCGACGACCTCCGCGCGTCCACGAGCATCGGCCCGCTGCGCGGCGCCCTCGGCGGGCGCTCGGTGCTGGTCGCGACCGGCACGCAGATCGCCGCCGGCCTCGCCCTGATCGAGCTCGACGGGCTCGCGCGCCGCGTGGTGCTGGCGCCGCCCGACCTGAAGCCGAGCGACCTGCCGGGCGTCGTCGCCGGCGCGGCGATCGACGCCGTGGTGTGCGACGGCGACCACCCGAGCCTGCCCGGAGGGCTGCTGGTCGCCGTGCCGGGCCCGCTGTCCCCGCTGCCGCCCGACGGGGGCGAGGCGCGCGACACCGAATGGGTGATGCTGACCTCGGGCACCACGGGCACGCCGAAGATGGTGGTGCACAGCCGCGCCGGCCTCGTCGGCGCCATCGACCCCGCCGTCTCGGCGCCGGTGTGGGGCACCTTCTACGACATCCGCCGCTACGGCGGCCTGCAGATCTTCCTGCGCGCGGTGCTGGGCGGCGGCTCGCTGGTGCTGTCGGAGGCCGGCGAGCCCGTGGCCGACCACCTCGGCCGCCTCGCCCGCCACGGCGTCACCCACCTGTCCGGCACGCCGTCGCACTGGCGCCGCGCCCTGATGGCGCCCGAGGCGGCGTCGATCGCGCCCCGCGCCGTGCGCCTGTCGGGCGAGATCGCCGACCAGGCGGTGCTCGACGCCCTGGCGCGCGCCTACCCGAACGCCGCGCTCGGCCACGCCTACGCGTCGACCGAGGCCGGCGTCGGCTTCGAGGTGACGGACGGGCTGGAGGGTTTCCCGGCGTCCTTCCTCGACCCCGGCCGCGCCGTCGCGATGAAGGTCGAGGACGGCTCGCTCCGCATCCGCTCGGCCCGCACGGCGAGCCGCTACATCGGCGGGGCGGCGCTGGCCGACCCCGAGGGCTACGTCGACACGGACGACCTCGTCGAGCGCCGGGGCGAGCGGATGCACTTCGTCGGCCGCCGCTCGGGCGTCATCAACGTCGGCGGCCTGAAGGTGCATCCCGAGGAGGTCGAGGCCGTGATCAACCGCCACGCCGGCGTCCGCATGTCGCTGGTGAAGGCCCGCGCCAACCCCATCACGGGCGCCATCGTGGTGGCCGACGTGGTGGCGGAGGCGCCCTTCGCGGAGGGTGCGAAGGCCGGGCAGGCGGCCCTGAAGGCCGAGATCCTCGACCTGTGCCGGGCCACGCTGCCGGCCTACAAGGTGCCGGTGCTGCTGCGCTTCGCCGACGGCCTCGCGGTGACGCCGGCCGGCAAGCTGCAACGCCACCACGCGTGA
- a CDS encoding ferritin-like domain-containing protein, which translates to MADAAFEQWYVQGLQAVRTAADQGRAASGSEHARNAPPEIRELMEGGAKVFGRHAETLGGLLHKAGGAAGSAPNPFWDGIQKGSQHMIQAAQDAGVREASVVAAAQIATHYFIAAYGTLASNAKHLGLDEDARALKGLADEMKAADERMTQLAEDKFNERAGSGA; encoded by the coding sequence ATGGCCGACGCGGCATTCGAGCAGTGGTACGTGCAGGGGCTGCAGGCGGTGAGGACCGCCGCCGACCAGGGGCGCGCGGCGTCGGGCAGCGAGCACGCCCGGAACGCGCCGCCCGAGATCCGCGAGCTGATGGAGGGCGGTGCCAAGGTCTTCGGCCGGCACGCCGAAACGCTGGGCGGCCTGCTGCACAAGGCGGGCGGCGCCGCGGGCAGCGCGCCGAATCCCTTCTGGGACGGCATCCAGAAGGGCAGCCAGCACATGATCCAGGCCGCGCAGGACGCGGGCGTGCGGGAAGCCAGCGTCGTCGCCGCGGCGCAGATCGCCACGCACTATTTCATCGCGGCCTACGGCACGCTGGCCTCCAACGCCAAGCACCTCGGGCTCGACGAGGACGCGCGGGCGCTGAAGGGCTTGGCGGACGAGATGAAGGCCGCGGACGAGCGGATGACGCAGCTCGCCGAGGACAAGTTCAACGAGCGGGCCGGCTCGGGCGCCTGA
- a CDS encoding response regulator codes for MAAPLPDRPPHALVVDDDDILRMDVSDLLAGLGFRTLEAADGDAAILMLEQRHLDVTLLFSDVEMPGSRDGFALAREVAAKWPAISIVVASGRLRPHDGDMPAGARFIGKPFSAETVHGHLREIMPEGRKPEGLRS; via the coding sequence ATGGCTGCTCCGCTCCCCGACCGACCGCCTCACGCCCTCGTCGTCGACGACGACGACATCCTGCGGATGGATGTGTCCGACCTGCTGGCGGGCCTGGGCTTCCGCACCCTAGAGGCGGCCGACGGCGACGCGGCCATCCTCATGCTCGAACAGCGCCACCTCGACGTGACGCTGCTGTTCTCCGACGTTGAGATGCCGGGCTCGCGCGACGGTTTCGCCCTGGCGCGGGAGGTCGCGGCGAAATGGCCCGCGATCTCGATCGTGGTCGCCTCGGGTCGGCTCCGGCCGCACGACGGCGACATGCCGGCCGGGGCCCGCTTCATCGGCAAGCCGTTCAGCGCCGAGACGGTGCACGGCCACCTGCGCGAGATCATGCCGGAGGGCCGCAAGCCGGAGGGGCTGCGGTCCTGA
- a CDS encoding class II 3-deoxy-7-phosphoheptulonate synthase, giving the protein MAQDRKLFEGGARANWTPASWRGFPVEQSPVYPDAASLDAVERQIAGFPPLVFAGEARKLKRTLGQVAKGEAFLLQGGDCAEAFGEHAADTIRDSFRVFLQMALVMTFAGAVPVVKVGRIAGQFAKPRSAPTETVDGVELPSYRGDIINGIEFDAAARTPDPQRQLDAYRQSAATLNLLRAFAGGGYANLENAHRWMLGFVADSPSSSRYAAVADRLTESLEFMRAIGLDAEHHPELRATDFYTSHEALLLGYEQALTRIDSTSGDPYATSGHMIWIGDRTRQPDGAHVEFFRGVKNPIGLKCGPSMTADGLLKLIDILNPADEAGRLTLICRFGADKVGDHLPALIRAVQREGRTVVWSCDPMHGNTIKASSGYKTRPFDRIMGEIRTFFAVHAAEGTYPGGVHLEMTGKNVTECTGGARAISDTDLHDRYHTYCDPRLNAEQSIEVAFLVAELLKAGRQGRASLLRADAAE; this is encoded by the coding sequence ATGGCACAGGATCGCAAGCTGTTCGAGGGCGGGGCCCGCGCGAACTGGACGCCCGCGAGCTGGCGGGGGTTTCCGGTCGAGCAGTCGCCCGTGTATCCGGACGCCGCGAGCCTCGACGCCGTCGAGCGGCAGATCGCCGGCTTCCCGCCGCTCGTCTTCGCCGGCGAGGCGCGCAAGCTGAAGCGCACGCTGGGCCAGGTGGCGAAGGGCGAGGCCTTCCTGCTGCAGGGCGGCGACTGCGCGGAAGCCTTCGGCGAGCACGCCGCCGACACGATCCGCGACTCGTTCCGCGTGTTCCTGCAGATGGCGCTGGTGATGACCTTCGCGGGCGCGGTGCCGGTGGTGAAGGTCGGCCGCATCGCGGGCCAGTTCGCCAAGCCCCGCTCGGCCCCGACCGAGACGGTCGACGGCGTCGAGCTGCCGAGCTACCGCGGCGACATCATCAACGGGATCGAGTTCGACGCCGCGGCCCGCACGCCGGACCCGCAGCGCCAGCTCGACGCCTACCGGCAGTCGGCCGCGACGCTGAACCTGCTGCGCGCCTTCGCGGGCGGCGGCTATGCCAACCTCGAGAACGCGCACCGCTGGATGCTGGGCTTCGTCGCCGACAGCCCGTCCTCGTCGCGCTACGCGGCGGTGGCGGACCGGCTGACCGAGAGCCTGGAGTTCATGCGCGCCATCGGGCTCGACGCCGAACACCACCCCGAGCTGCGCGCGACGGATTTCTACACCTCGCACGAGGCGCTGCTGCTCGGCTACGAGCAGGCGCTGACCCGGATCGACTCGACCAGCGGCGACCCCTACGCCACCTCGGGCCACATGATCTGGATCGGCGACCGCACCCGGCAGCCGGACGGCGCCCACGTGGAGTTCTTCCGCGGCGTGAAGAACCCGATCGGCCTGAAGTGCGGGCCGAGCATGACGGCCGACGGCCTGCTGAAGTTGATCGACATCCTCAACCCGGCCGACGAGGCCGGGCGCCTGACGCTGATCTGCCGCTTCGGCGCCGACAAGGTGGGCGACCACCTGCCGGCCCTGATCCGCGCGGTGCAGCGCGAGGGCCGCACCGTCGTGTGGTCCTGCGACCCGATGCACGGCAACACCATCAAGGCGTCGAGCGGCTACAAGACCCGCCCGTTCGACCGCATCATGGGCGAGATCCGCACCTTCTTCGCCGTCCACGCGGCGGAAGGGACCTATCCGGGCGGCGTCCACTTGGAGATGACGGGCAAGAACGTGACGGAATGCACGGGCGGTGCTCGCGCGATCTCCGACACCGACCTGCACGACCGCTACCACACCTACTGCGACCCCCGGCTCAACGCCGAGCAGTCGATCGAGGTGGCGTTCCTGGTGGCGGAGCTGCTCAAGGCCGGGCGGCAGGGCCGGGCGAGCCTGCTGCGCGCCGACGCGGCGGAATGA
- a CDS encoding GNAT family N-acetyltransferase, which produces MDEVEDVAVAPVPASDRPVLDRLLQLYLHDFSEFAPRGSPYGEVDAEGLFAYPPGLDGYWREPGHMPVLIRADGRVAGLALVNRWPPLDAPLDHALAEFFVLRKYRRAGVGRRAAQALFSLYPGRWQVGVASYNTPALSFWRMVARHLPSVEERLGTEGRWEGVVLCFEAGA; this is translated from the coding sequence GTGGATGAGGTCGAGGATGTCGCCGTGGCGCCCGTCCCGGCTTCGGACAGGCCGGTCCTGGACCGGCTCCTCCAGCTCTACCTGCACGACTTCTCGGAGTTCGCCCCGCGCGGCAGCCCCTATGGGGAGGTGGATGCGGAGGGGCTCTTCGCCTACCCGCCGGGGCTCGACGGCTACTGGCGCGAGCCCGGCCACATGCCGGTGCTGATCCGCGCCGACGGGCGCGTCGCCGGCTTAGCGCTGGTGAACCGCTGGCCGCCACTCGACGCGCCCCTCGATCACGCCCTGGCTGAATTCTTCGTGCTGCGGAAATATCGACGAGCCGGCGTCGGACGGCGAGCCGCGCAGGCTTTGTTCAGCCTCTATCCCGGACGATGGCAGGTCGGCGTCGCGTCCTACAACACCCCTGCCCTGTCCTTCTGGCGCATGGTCGCGCGGCACCTGCCGAGCGTCGAGGAGCGACTTGGAACGGAGGGGCGTTGGGAGGGCGTCGTGCTATGCTTCGAGGCCGGGGCTTGA
- a CDS encoding branched-chain amino acid aminotransferase translates to MHSRTWTFFEDRWHEGNVPIMGVRTHGAWMASSVFDGARAFEGVTPDLDLHCARINASAAAFGLDPVVGPARWMDLARDGIARFGARPELYVRPMYWAEAGYGGGVMFDPATTRWCLSVYEAPMPKPAGVAVTLSPFRRPRPDTAPTEAKAGCLYPNGARALAEAKRRGFDNCAMLDAYGDLAELANANLFLVKGGTVFTPAPNGTFLAGITRARVIGLLRGAGTEVVEARLSYEDVARADELFSTGNYSKVVPITRVDDRELPRGPVAARARALYWDFAHG, encoded by the coding sequence ATGCATTCGCGAACCTGGACCTTCTTCGAGGACCGCTGGCACGAGGGCAACGTGCCGATCATGGGGGTGCGGACGCACGGCGCCTGGATGGCCTCGTCCGTGTTCGACGGCGCCCGCGCCTTCGAGGGCGTGACGCCGGACCTCGACCTCCACTGCGCGCGGATCAACGCCTCCGCCGCGGCCTTCGGGCTCGACCCCGTCGTGGGTCCCGCCCGCTGGATGGACCTCGCCCGCGACGGCATCGCGCGCTTCGGCGCCCGGCCCGAGCTCTACGTCCGCCCCATGTACTGGGCCGAGGCCGGCTACGGCGGCGGCGTGATGTTCGACCCCGCCACCACGCGCTGGTGCCTGTCGGTCTACGAGGCCCCGATGCCGAAGCCCGCCGGCGTGGCGGTGACGCTGTCGCCGTTCCGCCGGCCCCGGCCCGACACGGCGCCGACCGAGGCCAAGGCCGGGTGCCTCTACCCCAACGGCGCCCGCGCGCTGGCCGAGGCCAAGCGGCGCGGCTTCGACAACTGCGCCATGCTGGACGCGTACGGCGACCTGGCCGAGCTCGCCAACGCCAACCTGTTCCTGGTGAAGGGCGGCACGGTCTTCACGCCGGCCCCGAACGGCACCTTCCTGGCCGGCATCACCCGCGCCCGTGTGATCGGGCTGCTGCGCGGCGCCGGGACGGAGGTCGTCGAGGCCCGGCTGTCCTACGAGGACGTGGCGCGGGCCGACGAGCTGTTCTCGACCGGCAACTATTCGAAGGTCGTGCCGATCACGCGTGTCGACGACCGGGAGCTGCCGCGGGGGCCGGTCGCGGCCAGGGCCCGCGCGCTCTACTGGGACTTCGCGCACGGCTGA
- a CDS encoding acyl-CoA thioesterase, whose product MADRAPEAPLLRTVAMPADTNASGAIFGGWILSQMDLAGGTFAARRSRGRVVTGSIEAMRFLHAVSVGDEVSCYCSLDRADDESLTVKIETWSQSRDGDDAEKVTEGLFTYVPVDDAGKPRGFRRG is encoded by the coding sequence ATGGCGGACCGCGCACCCGAAGCCCCCCTGCTCCGCACCGTGGCCATGCCGGCCGACACCAACGCGAGCGGCGCCATCTTCGGCGGCTGGATCCTGTCGCAGATGGATCTGGCGGGCGGCACCTTCGCGGCCCGCCGCAGCCGGGGCCGCGTGGTCACGGGCAGCATCGAGGCGATGCGGTTCCTCCACGCCGTCTCGGTGGGCGACGAGGTGAGCTGCTATTGCTCGCTTGACCGGGCGGACGACGAGTCCCTGACGGTGAAGATCGAGACCTGGTCCCAGAGCCGCGACGGCGACGATGCCGAGAAGGTCACCGAGGGGCTGTTCACCTACGTGCCGGTCGACGACGCGGGCAAGCCGCGCGGGTTCCGCCGAGGCTGA
- a CDS encoding phosphopantetheine-binding protein encodes MHMRSVILAAIEAVAAEQSKPLKPLTDDLVLLDSGLDSLCFAVLVTRLEDEVGFDPFTLSDDVYFPVTLGDFIRFYDDAASRQAAPTLAA; translated from the coding sequence ATGCACATGAGGTCGGTCATCCTTGCCGCGATCGAGGCCGTCGCGGCGGAGCAGAGCAAGCCGCTGAAGCCGCTGACGGACGACCTCGTGCTGCTTGACTCGGGCCTCGACTCGCTCTGCTTCGCGGTGCTGGTGACGCGCCTCGAGGACGAGGTCGGCTTCGACCCCTTCACCCTGTCGGACGACGTGTACTTCCCCGTCACGCTCGGCGACTTCATCCGGTTCTACGACGATGCCGCAAGCCGCCAAGCCGCTCCGACGCTGGCTGCTTGA
- a CDS encoding glutamine amidotransferase-related protein codes for MTTIGILETGVPPDDLAARFGRYDAMMRRMLGDGFACRTYRVRDGELPAAPDAHPAYVITGSSAGAYEDLPWIAPLEDFIRAIHGRARMVGVCFGHQVMAQALGGRVERSDKGWGLGLHRYAVDRAEPWMDGAAGVAVAASHQDQVVEAPPGATVLLSSGFTPNAALLYAGGEAVSFQFHPEFERGMAQALVDLRRPQLDEAEADRMRASLDAPSDAARVGGWIRRFIARP; via the coding sequence GTGACCACCATCGGCATCCTCGAAACCGGCGTGCCGCCGGACGACCTCGCGGCGCGCTTCGGCCGCTACGACGCCATGATGCGGCGCATGCTGGGCGACGGCTTCGCCTGCCGCACCTACCGGGTGCGCGACGGCGAGCTGCCGGCCGCGCCCGACGCGCATCCGGCCTACGTGATCACCGGCTCGTCGGCCGGCGCCTACGAGGACCTGCCCTGGATCGCGCCGCTGGAGGACTTCATCCGTGCCATCCACGGCCGCGCCCGCATGGTGGGGGTGTGCTTCGGCCACCAGGTGATGGCGCAGGCGCTCGGCGGCCGCGTCGAGAGGAGCGACAAGGGCTGGGGCCTCGGGCTGCACCGCTACGCGGTCGACCGGGCGGAGCCCTGGATGGACGGCGCGGCCGGCGTGGCCGTCGCGGCCTCGCACCAGGATCAGGTCGTGGAAGCCCCGCCCGGCGCCACGGTGCTGCTGTCGAGCGGCTTCACGCCCAACGCGGCGCTGCTCTACGCGGGCGGCGAGGCCGTGTCGTTCCAGTTCCACCCCGAGTTCGAGCGCGGCATGGCGCAGGCGCTGGTCGACCTGCGCCGTCCGCAGCTCGACGAGGCCGAGGCCGACCGCATGCGGGCGAGCCTCGACGCGCCGAGCGACGCCGCGCGCGTCGGCGGCTGGATCAGGCGGTTCATCGCGCGGCCGTGA
- a CDS encoding SDR family NAD(P)-dependent oxidoreductase, whose protein sequence is MVQGSRRNVLVTGGSRGLGLGIVRDLAASGHRVLAVARRPSDALDAAAEEAARDGAGEVHFVALDLGDIDAIPAMVQEQRRLHGPLYGLVNNAGIGTEGLLATMHNSQIEALIRINTLSPIVLSKYAVRGMIAEGRGRVVNMASIIGSTGYNGLSVYGATKASLVGFTKSLAREVGRAGITVNAVAPGFVETELTGGLGDAQRGKIAGRSALRRLAEVEDVAKAVGFLMSDAARNITGTVLTVDAGNTA, encoded by the coding sequence ATGGTCCAGGGCTCCAGGCGCAACGTCCTCGTCACCGGCGGCAGCCGCGGCCTCGGCCTCGGCATCGTGCGCGACCTCGCGGCCTCCGGCCACCGCGTGCTCGCCGTGGCGCGCCGCCCGAGCGACGCGCTCGACGCCGCCGCCGAGGAGGCCGCGCGGGACGGCGCGGGCGAGGTGCATTTCGTCGCCCTCGACCTCGGCGACATCGACGCCATCCCGGCCATGGTGCAGGAGCAGCGCCGCCTCCACGGCCCGCTCTACGGCCTCGTCAACAACGCCGGCATCGGCACCGAGGGCCTGCTCGCGACGATGCACAACTCCCAGATCGAGGCGCTGATCCGCATCAACACGCTGTCCCCCATCGTGCTCAGCAAATACGCGGTGCGCGGCATGATCGCGGAAGGGCGCGGGCGCGTGGTCAACATGGCCTCGATCATCGGCTCGACCGGCTACAACGGCCTGTCGGTCTACGGCGCCACCAAGGCGTCGCTGGTCGGCTTCACGAAATCGCTGGCGCGCGAGGTCGGGCGGGCGGGCATCACCGTGAACGCGGTGGCGCCGGGCTTCGTCGAGACGGAGCTGACCGGCGGCCTCGGCGACGCCCAGCGCGGCAAGATCGCCGGCCGCAGCGCGCTGCGCCGCCTCGCCGAGGTCGAGGACGTGGCGAAGGCGGTCGGCTTCCTCATGAGCGACGCCGCGCGCAACATCACGGGGACGGTGCTGACGGTGGACGCCGGCAACACGGCGTGA